Below is a window of Vicinamibacteria bacterium DNA.
CTCACGAAGGCGACTTCGTAGGAATCTTCGAGCAATCCGTAAGCGCTCTGCCCGGAGTAGGCCATGGCGGCGCTACCCGATGCGACGAGGAGCACGGCGAGGCGGTTCAGGGTCAGAGACGAAAAACGTCCACGGTTCACGTGGCGGAAGATGTTCTCCGAGAGAACTGCGGCCGGGGCCAGGATACCGCTATCGATCGACGACAGCACGGCGGAGACGAGCATGACCGTGAAACTCACGGCTACCAAAGGCTGAGTGAAGCCATGGGCGAGCGCGGGAAGGATGGCAGAGCTAAGGGTATCAGGAAACAGGATGCGTCCCGAAAGACCCAGTCCCACGGGGATGATACCGAAACCGATGTAGAGATAGCCGCTCAACAGGCATGCCCGTCGGGCAATCGCCGGTGTCCGCGAAGCCGAGATCCGTTGGACGATGTCCTGAGACGGCAAGTTTCCCAGCGCCGCGATCGCAAGAACCGCAAGCCAGTCGGTGAGCTGCTGCAGTGATTCCACCGGAATCGGGTTTCTCATCTCGGGAGGCGTGTCGTTCCAGAGGCGCACCAGGCCGGCGAGGGAGCTCCCCCCTCCGAGCTCGGACAGAGTGGAGAGCGCCAGCAGGACGAGCCCTACGAGCACCAATGCAATCTGAACCGCATCGGTGACGGTCACCGACCACATTCCACCGAGCAATGTGTACCCCGAGCCCACGAGCGCGACGATGAGGATGCCGGCCGAAAGGTCGATCGCGAAGAACAGGTGCAACATTCCCGCGAGCGCCACGAATTGGGCCGCGACCCAGCCGAAGTAGCTGGGCACCATGATGAGCGCCGAGAGCACTTCCGCCTTGCGTCCGAATCGGGTCCCGAAGAGATCGCTCAGAGTCAAGAGCTTCATCTTCCAGATTGGACCGGCGATGAGCCATCCCGCGATCAGGAGACAGACACCCGCGCCGAACGGCTCCAGGGCAGCCGCCCTCAGCCCCGTTTGTCTCACTTCGTCCGCGGCGGTCAGGACGGTGCCGGCTCCGAACCAGGTAGCGAGGATCGTGCCGGTGGCGAAAGGAAGAGTCAGCTTCCGACCGGCGACGAGATAGTCCTCCGACGTCTGGATGCGTCCCTGGATCCTGAAGCACAGGGCGTAAAGGGCCACGATATAAGCGGCGAGACTGCCCCCGAGCACCCAGACGA
It encodes the following:
- a CDS encoding sodium:solute symporter family protein — protein: MTLAPSLVWVLGGSLAAYIVALYALCFRIQGRIQTSEDYLVAGRKLTLPFATGTILATWFGAGTVLTAADEVRQTGLRAAALEPFGAGVCLLIAGWLIAGPIWKMKLLTLSDLFGTRFGRKAEVLSALIMVPSYFGWVAAQFVALAGMLHLFFAIDLSAGILIVALVGSGYTLLGGMWSVTVTDAVQIALVLVGLVLLALSTLSELGGGSSLAGLVRLWNDTPPEMRNPIPVESLQQLTDWLAVLAIAALGNLPSQDIVQRISASRTPAIARRACLLSGYLYIGFGIIPVGLGLSGRILFPDTLSSAILPALAHGFTQPLVAVSFTVMLVSAVLSSIDSGILAPAAVLSENIFRHVNRGRFSSLTLNRLAVLLVASGSAAMAYSGQSAYGLLEDSYEVAFVSLFVPMMFAVYGFRCAPKAAVASMSSGIAIWLIHWVTGWQYVAEPFIPLHLPASLGAMAASLVAYVIFRRRS